One window of the Salvelinus sp. IW2-2015 linkage group LG10, ASM291031v2, whole genome shotgun sequence genome contains the following:
- the cplx3b gene encoding complexin-3b, producing the protein MAFMVKQMVGGHVKNLTGGLTEEKPEGEKSEAAAAGMTQEEFEQYQQQLEEEKQERDASFAQKKAERATVRSHFRDKYRLPKNELDDTQIQQAGDDVELPTELAKMIADDNKEEESKTSVLGQLTNIQNVDMDQLKDKAQATLEDLKQSAEKCNLM; encoded by the exons ATGGCTTTTATGGTGAAACAAATGGTGGGAGGGCATGTGAAGAACCTGACCGGGGGTTTGACTGAGGAAAAGCCCGAAGGAGAGAAATCGGAAGCCGCAGCGGCAGGAATGACCCAGGAGGAATTTGAACAATATCAACAACAGTTAGAGGAGGAAAA GCAGGAACGAGATGCTAGTTTTGCCCAGAAGAAAGCTGAGCGGGCAACAGTTAGAAGTCACTTCCGGGACAAATACAGACTGCCAAAG AATGAGCTGGATGACACTCAGATCCAGCAGGCGGGGGATGACGTGGAGCTGCCCACAGAGCTAGCCAAGATGATCGCTGACGACAACAAGGAGGAGGAGTCCAAAAcgtctgttctgggccagctgacCAACATCCAGAATGTGGACATGGACCAGCTGAAGGACAAGGCCCAGGCCACYCTGGAAGACCTCAAACAGTCTGCTGAGAAGTGCAATCTCATGTga